The following nucleotide sequence is from Planctomycetia bacterium.
CCGGGCGAGCGCCGAACTTGAGCGGCGTTGCCTTGCGAGTGCGTAAGCCGAGCGGCGGTTGTTGAGCCGCTCGCAAGTGCTGGCGCGGTATCAGCTAGCCCGCTTGCACTCGAACTGCCCTTACCTTGTCGTTGGAAGACGCGATCGGCAGTGACTGTCGATCAAGCCCGTTCGTTGACGTCCCTTGCTACTCCGTCCTCGACACAAAATCAGCTGAGGCGAGGACGGCTTGCCAGGCTTCGATTTGACTCGACGCTCGCACTAGAATCTGCTGACCGCGGCGGTGGCCGTAGACAAGCCAAACAGGCATACCGTCGCGCACAAGGGCAGCTTCGGATACTGACCAATTCGTCGCTCGGAGCGCTGCCACACAATCGTCAATTGAGAGCCGCGATAGCAGAGGTCGGTCAACTGAGTAATACGAGCCCACCGACCGGCAGGCCTGCGAAGTTCATTTGCATGGCGTAGGTGATGTTGTAAAGGGCCGGCCACATCGAGTGCAATTCATGGCTGAAATCGACTCCGCCGATCAATGACGAATCACATTTGCTCACTCTGATTCCACACTTTATCTAGGACGTAGCCCGATCAATGTGTTAGCACCCGCCGCAGAGTTGCCACCGTCGTCAGGAGCGTCAGCCCCATCAGGCCAGCCAGCAATCCCGCTGCAGGCTCCGGCACCGTCGTCGCGGAACCCGCCCCAAAGGCATTTCGTACGGCATTCAAATCTTCGATGGTGACGCTGCCTTCACCATCGGTGTCTCCCAAGCCGGAGCCGCCGAAATTGTTGCGCACATTGTTCAAGTCTTCGATGTTGACTTCGCCATCGCCATTCGTGTCGCCTGGCAGTTGCAACGGCGGCAAGATTGCCAACCACGCTTCATACCCTCCATCCGGATTAATTCCCAGTCCCGTCAGTGTGCGACCGTCCGCTGACACATCCTCGGCGGACGTCAATTTCCAACCCGTCAAGTTGGCAGCGTCCTTGTCGAGCAGAAACGACTGCAGGTCGAACATTTGGTTCGCAAACCAAAAGCAAGCCCGGCTCTCGGAACCTTCATCCGTATAGCTGCCGACGACCACCTCACCGCTGGCGGATACGTTTTCCGCTGTACTACTTGCCACAGTTGGAAGGTGATTGAGCCCGACCATCCCATCGTTCATTGACCATCGAAAGGCTTGATTTTGAACCAAGAGCTGACCTGATACACCCACTACCACCGCGCCGTCGGCCGAGACATTGTTCGCCACGGAAAAATCGTGGGCCGGTAGAAAGCCCAATCCCACCATGCCGCCGTCGACAGTCCAACGAAAAGCTTCTTGCCGGGCGTCGAAACCATGGCCTTTGTAGCGGCCACCTCCAACGATCACTGCGCCATTCCCCGACACGCCAAAGGCCACGCTATGAAATCCTCCTTCCGGAAGATCACCGAGCCCCACCATTCCATCACCGTCGGTCCAGCGAAACGCCTCACCTTCATCGGAATTTGCCGATAACGAGTAGCCGACGACCACTGAGCCGTCGGCTGACACATCAAACGCTTGACTATTCAACGAACCGCCCGGCAGATAACCAAGGCCGACAATTCCCTCGGTGTGCGTCCAGCGGAATGCTTGCGCGCCAAGTGAGCTGTCGCTGTTGCCAACGATTACTGAGCCATCGTTCGACAATCCCCACCCGGAACTAAAACTGCTACCGCCGGGCAGATCGGGCAACCCCACCATGCCATCGGCCCCGCTCCAACGTACAGCTTGTACGGGCTCTCCAGGGGCGCGACTGGCGAACCCCGTCACCATAAGCCCATCGGCGGAGAGGCCATATGCGCCAGTATCGAAGTGTTCAGTGTCTGATAGGGTTCCGAGGCCAGTGAATGACGCCTCAGCTTGAGATGGATTAGGTGACACGGGTGTGATAGTAAGCAGCATGCTGCTGAT
It contains:
- a CDS encoding PEP-CTERM sorting domain-containing protein — protein: MLLTITPVSPNPSQAEASFTGLGTLSDTEHFDTGAYGLSADGLMVTGFASRAPGEPVQAVRWSGADGMVGLPDLPGGSSFSSGWGLSNDGSVIVGNSDSSLGAQAFRWTHTEGIVGLGYLPGGSLNSQAFDVSADGSVVVGYSLSANSDEGEAFRWTDGDGMVGLGDLPEGGFHSVAFGVSGNGAVIVGGGRYKGHGFDARQEAFRWTVDGGMVGLGFLPAHDFSVANNVSADGAVVVGVSGQLLVQNQAFRWSMNDGMVGLNHLPTVASSTAENVSASGEVVVGSYTDEGSESRACFWFANQMFDLQSFLLDKDAANLTGWKLTSAEDVSADGRTLTGLGINPDGGYEAWLAILPPLQLPGDTNGDGEVNIEDLNNVRNNFGGSGLGDTDGEGSVTIEDLNAVRNAFGAGSATTVPEPAAGLLAGLMGLTLLTTVATLRRVLTH